One part of the Coffea eugenioides isolate CCC68of chromosome 10, Ceug_1.0, whole genome shotgun sequence genome encodes these proteins:
- the LOC113750706 gene encoding uncharacterized protein LOC113750706: MPKTRSQRNAGRSKGMERSGPQHSHRDPTPEEGGAGPSRIPPEQLVQTVAANLPTFEAIMNYLKGQSGGQSDKEPKVQGADLSESRTGSPNPGAKRAHRELTREQVEVVEPSHKNSRTEHPEPVRRLSPRRERQQVRDELDLMLDPEADRYIASPFVLDIEEFQLPAKFKISTMKSYDATTDPEDHLFVFMTQMRLQTAADAVRCKTFPMFLEGRARQWFQGLPPKSISSFTQLARLFSAQFVSSRAFSKSTAHLMTIQQRVEESLREYMVRFNNESLQVRDRDDKVVMAAFINGLRKQKLYTELVERPPKSVREMLDRAHEKANAEEANRLKSAQERQRDDKRRRITDQGDVRRDQGRKTTYDHPPRGRPLGGDKPWTSLTAPRARVISVMEQEGLSRPPRPLAGDKSRRDQDLYCAYHRDVGHDTEDCRHLKKEIEKLIRRGHLEQFVRDGRADQRPGGFKRDRATSSHDRPRGPHDRTPEQGVQNLAGVINTIAGGPAGGDSHTARRNNRPPPSGESSNKRLKMYEEIVYGPEDAVPLASNNHEAIVIEVITCNNKVKKVYIDNGSAIDVLYYKTFKELQLEDKQLIPVRTPLIGFAGPPVRPEGMITLTVTIGESPKCRTIPVNFAVVKEPSSYNMILGRPTLNALRAVCSTLHLSMKFSTSDGVAEVLGDPEVARACYIATLKGKEKLVAQTVLLEPWEPIEKEERLETDESLVEVPICLERPDRAVRVGSGLNEPARRAQFKLFMLKQVP, translated from the coding sequence ATGCCAAAAACTAGGTCGCAACGGAACGCTGGTAGATCCAAAGGGATGGAGCGAAGTGGCCCTCAACACTCTCATCGGGATCCAACACCTGAAGAAGGAGGGGCGGGGCCCTCACGAATTCCGCCCGAACAGCTAGTTCAAACGGTGGCAGCAAACTTGCCCACCTTCGAGGCGATCATGAACTACCTCAAAGGGCAATCGGGGGGTCAGTCCGACAAGGAGCCTAAAGTCCAAGGAGCCGACCTGTCAGAGTCCCGAACTGGGAGTCCCAATCCCGGGGCCAAGCGGGCGCATCGGGAACTCACGCGTGAGCAGGTCGAGGTCGTAGAGCCATCTCACAAGAACTCCCGGACTGAACATCCAGAGCCCGTCCGGAGGCTCTCCCCCCGGAGGGAGCGGCAACAGGTACGGGACGAGCTGGACCTAATGCTCGACCCGGAGGCGGACAGGTACATCGCTTCCCCCTTTGTGCTTGACATCGAGGAATTCCAACTGCCCGCGAAGTTCAAAATTTCAACCATGAAATCTTACGACGCCACTACGGATCCGGAAGACCACCTGTTCGTGTTCATGACGCAGATGCGCTTACAAACGGCCGCGGATGCGGTCAGATGCAAGACCTTCCCGATGTTCCTAGAAGGAAGGGCTCGGCAGTGGTTCCAGggcctcccacccaaatcgatCAGTTCTTTCACCCAGCTCGCGCGACTGTTCTCGGCACAGTTCGTTTCCTCACGAGCCTTCTCTAAAAGCACCGCCCACCTTATGACCATCCAACAAAGGGTCGAGGAATCACTGCGGGAATACATGGTGCGGTTCAATAACGAATCCCTTCAGGTCCGCGACCGAGACGACAAGGTGGTCATGGCTGCCTTCATTAACGGGCTACGGAAGCAGAAGTTATACACCGAGCTCGTGGAGAGACCGCCTAAATCAGTTCGGGAGATGCTGGATCGAGCTCATGAGAAGGCCAATGCTGAGGAGGCCAACCGCTTGAAGAGCGCTCAGGAGAGGCAGAGGGACGACAAGCGCCGAAGGATAACCGACCAAGGGGACGTGCGACGTGACCAAGGGCGGAAGACTACCTATGACCACCCGCCTAGAGGTCGGCCATTAGGGGGGGACAAGCCTTGGACTTCCCTCACGGCCCCCCGGGCTCGGGTCATTTCGGTGATGGAGCAGGAAGGGCTTTCCCGACCTCCCCGACCCTTGGCCGGAGACAAAAGCAGACGGGATCAGGACCTGTACTGCGCTTACCACCGAGACGTCGGACACGATACTGAGGACTGCCGACACCTCAAGAAGGAGATCGAAAAGCTGATACGAAGAGGCCATCTCGAGCAGTTCGTCCGTGACGGACGAGCAGATCAGAGGCCAGGGGGGTTCAAGCGAGACCGGGCGACCAGCTCGCACGACCGACCTCGAGGTCCCCATGATCGGACTCCGGAGCAGGGGGTTCAGAACCTGGCCGGGGTGATCAACACCATCGCAGGGGGACCTGCAGGGGGAGATAGCCATACAGCTCGGCGGAACAATCGGCCTCCTCCCAGCGGGGAGAGCTCGAACAAACGTTTGAAGATGTACGAGGAGATCGTCTATGGACCAGAGGACGCGGTACCCTTAGCCTCCAACAATCATGAGGCAATTGTGATAGAGGTCATCACGTGCAACAACAAAGTAAAGAAGGTATACATCGACAACGGGAGCGCCATCGACGTGCTGTACTACAAAACTTTTAAAGAGTTGCAGCTGGAGGACAAGCAGCTCATCCCAGTTCGTACTCCCCTGATAGGCTTTGCAGGTCCGCCCGTAAGACCGGAGGGAATGATAACTCTCACGGTCACTATTGGGGAATCACCGAAGTGCCGAACTATTCCGGTGAACTTCGCAGTGGTAAAGGAGCCGTCCTCTTACAACATGATACTAGGGCGTCCAACCTTAAACGCACTCCGAGCTGTCTGCTCAACTTTGCACCTCAGCATGAAGTTTTCAACGTCTGATGGGGTGGCCGAGGTGCTGGGAGACCCGGAGGTAGCACGAGCCTGCTATATCGCCACCCTTAAGGGTAAGGAGAAGCTGGTGGCGCAGACAGTCCTTCTGGAGCCCTGGGAGCCTATTGAGAAGGAGGAGAGGTTGGAAACGGACGAGAGTCTGGTTGAAGTGCCCATTTGCCTAGAGCGACCTGATCGAGCGGTCAGGGTTGGATCGGGCCTAAACGAGCCAGCACGGAGAGCTCAGTTCAAATTGTTCATGCTCAAGCAGGTCCCGTGA